A window from Drosophila willistoni isolate 14030-0811.24 chromosome XR unlocalized genomic scaffold, UCI_dwil_1.1 Seg143, whole genome shotgun sequence encodes these proteins:
- the LOC6645447 gene encoding E3 ubiquitin-protein ligase rnf146 isoform X1, with product MSQQQQKRASASDAPHNEIINLDDDDEDGNGDGDEDDVQYLGTVYQQQHLNPVTVPVATVSTPTTDLYVSPSTSAQAQAASASCSSSTSTNATEETTAGDAGGASGCSNAVAPLECPICLQTCIHPARLPCGHIFCFLCVKGVAYKNRRCAMCRREIPAEFLDHPQLVNGIDDICATRATEDGYQWYYEGRNGWWQYDDRTSQDIEEAFKKGDKSCTILVAGYVYIVDLEQLLQQRQNEPQRCRRVKRDLATIPKKGVAGLRIEGNQVTSETVFSRQTTNSNSNNHHNPLTTAGNVINHQSLNTAVPIAIPATTSSSLAAAASSFISTIAATDAAMRIASDIIGSTLAHADELTRGLTSSNISDDPAATISGEQQQQQLQQLEQVNNPNQSSASIASSSSPHSMQDLMYMVSTEDLLDTTQQVIATNQHTIDLFEQALNDFQALTMRQYVDSSDDDDDDDDDEDDDHLNNGVIGNGIQRNEDQRQQHRQNEGELGGEGEVEEDHIQPPHHTQNF from the exons ATGtcgcaacagcagcaaaaacgTGCCAGTGCCTCCGATGCACCCCACAATGAGATTATCAATTTAGACGATGACGACGAAGATGGcaatggcgatggcgatgaaGATGATGTGCAATATTTGGGCACAGTttatcaacaacaacatctcAATCCTGTCACTGTTCCAGTTGCAACAGTATCAACTCCCACAACGGATCTCTATGTTTCGCCATCCACCTCGGCTCAGGCGCAGGCTGCCTCAGcctcctgctcctcctccacctccacGAATGCCACGGAAGAGACTACAGCAG GTGATGCTGGCGGTGCTAGTGGTTGTAGCAATGCTGTTGCTCCCTTGGAGTGTCCTATATGCCTGCAGACTTGCATACATCCAGCTCGTTTGCCCTGTGGCCACATATTTTGCTTCTTGTGTGTTAAG GGTGTTGCCTATAAGAATCGTCGCTGTGCGATGTGCAGACGTGAAATACCCGCCGAATTTCTAGATCATCCGCAATTGGTTAATGGCATTGATGACATTTGTGCCACACGAGCCACCGAGGATGGCTATCAATGGTATTACGAGGGTAGAAATG GTTGGTGGCAATATGATGATCGCACCAGCCAGGACATTGAGGAGGCTTTCAAAAAGGGTGACAAATCGTGTACAATTTTAGTTGCTGGCTATGTATATATCGTAGATCTAGAGCAACTCCTGCAACAGCGTCAAAATGAGCCACAGCGATGTCGTCGGGTTAAACGTGATTTGGCAACCATACCTAAGAAAGGAGTTGCCGGCCTTAGGATTGAGGGTAATCAGGTTACCAGTGAGACTGTTTTCAGTAGACAAACAaccaatagcaacagcaacaatcatCACAATCCATTGACAACTGCTGGCAATGTCATCAATCATCAATCATTAAACACTGCCGTTCCCATTGCAATACCGGCCACAACATCCTCCTcattggctgctgctgcctccAGTTTCATTTCAACAATAGCAGCTACCGATGCTGCCATGCGAATAGCCAGCGATATTATTGGATCAACATTGGCCCATGCTGATGAGCTTACACGTGGCTTGACCTCCAGCAATATAAGTGATGATCCTGCTGCCACTATAAGCGgtgagcaacaacaacaacaactacaacaactagAGCAGGTGAACAATCCAAATCAATCCTCTGCCTCTATAGCCTCCTCTTCGTCGCCACATTCCATGCAAGATCTCATGTATATGGTATCAACTGAAGATCTTTTGGATACCACACAACAGGTGATAGCAACCAATCAGCATACCATAGATCTCTTCGAGCAGGCCTTGAATGATTTTCAAGCACTAACCATGCGACAATATGTGGACTCTagcgatgacgatgatgatgatgacgacgatgaagACGACGATCACCTTAATAATGGAGTTATCGGCAATGGTATTCAACGGAATGAGGACCAGCGACAACAGCATCGACAGAATGAGGGAGAGCTTGGGGGGGAGGGCGAGGTAGAGGAGGATCATATACAGCCACCACACCATACACAAAATTTCTAA
- the LOC6645447 gene encoding uncharacterized protein LOC6645447 isoform X4: MSQQQQKRASASDAPHNEIINLDDDDEDGNGDGDEDDVQYLGTVYQQQHLNPVTVPVATVSTPTTDLYVSPSTSAQAQAASASCSSSTSTNATEETTAGDAGGASGCSNAVAPLECPICLQTCIHPARLPCGHIFCFLCVKGVAYKNRRCAMCRREIPAEFLDHPQLVNGIDDICATRATEDGYQWYYEGRNGGWWAFDQSTNDEINLAYRAYQQELANKKKAQKHSKPAESTNQIISLFAQSRENDIIDSDDTDDDDNDVTIDANEDEMFMEFLESDESDDDIWAGIEEPGETPLQLGQLRILICGQLYVIDMVLMQQYPANMPWKIRKLTKNKYNETKPAGFKGIAGLHAPKK, encoded by the exons ATGtcgcaacagcagcaaaaacgTGCCAGTGCCTCCGATGCACCCCACAATGAGATTATCAATTTAGACGATGACGACGAAGATGGcaatggcgatggcgatgaaGATGATGTGCAATATTTGGGCACAGTttatcaacaacaacatctcAATCCTGTCACTGTTCCAGTTGCAACAGTATCAACTCCCACAACGGATCTCTATGTTTCGCCATCCACCTCGGCTCAGGCGCAGGCTGCCTCAGcctcctgctcctcctccacctccacGAATGCCACGGAAGAGACTACAGCAG GTGATGCTGGCGGTGCTAGTGGTTGTAGCAATGCTGTTGCTCCCTTGGAGTGTCCTATATGCCTGCAGACTTGCATACATCCAGCTCGTTTGCCCTGTGGCCACATATTTTGCTTCTTGTGTGTTAAG GGTGTTGCCTATAAGAATCGTCGCTGTGCGATGTGCAGACGTGAAATACCCGCCGAATTTCTAGATCATCCGCAATTGGTTAATGGCATTGATGACATTTGTGCCACACGAGCCACCGAGGATGGCTATCAATGGTATTACGAGGGTAGAAATG GTGGCTGGTGGGCATTCGACCAGAGTACCAACGATGAAATTAATTTGGCCTATCGAGCTTATCAACAGGAActggccaacaaaaaaaaagcccaAAAGCATTCCAAACCGGCAGAAAGTACTAACCAAATAATTTCACTTTTCGCTCAGTCACGTGAGAATGATATTATCGATAGTGATGATACCGATGATGACGATAATGATGTTACAATTGATGCAAACGAGGATGAAATGTTTATGGAGTTTTTAGAATCCGATGAATCCGATGATGATATATGGGCAGGGATTGAAGAGCCTGGAGAAACGCCCCTACAGCTTGGTCAACTTCGGATTCTTATCTGCGGGCAATTGTATGTCATTGACATGGTTCTTATGCAGCAATATCCTGCAAATATGCCCtggaaaataagaaaattgacgaaaaacaaatacaatgAAACGAAGCCAGCTGGATTTAAAGGCATAGCCGGGTTACACGctccaaaaaaataa
- the LOC6645447 gene encoding E3 ubiquitin-protein ligase rnf146 isoform X3 → MSQQQQKRASASDAPHNEIINLDDDDEDGNGDGDEDDVQYLGTVYQQQHLNPVTVPVATVSTPTTDLYVSPSTSAQAQAASASCSSSTSTNATEETTAGDAGGASGCSNAVAPLECPICLQTCIHPARLPCGHIFCFLCVKGVAYKNRRCAMCRREIPAEFLDHPQLVNGIDDICATRATEDGYQWYYEGRNGWWQYDDRTSQDIEEAFKKGDKSCTILVAGYVYIVDLEQLLQQRQNEPQRCRRVKRDLATIPKKGVAGLRIEGNQVTSETVFSRQTTNSNSNNHHNPLTTAGNVINHQSLNTAVPIAIPATTSSSLAAAASSFISTIAATDAAMRIASDIIGSTLAHADELTRGLTSSNISDDPAATISDTLFPFYRCLPPIPTICLFVASLISTIYLKLY, encoded by the exons ATGtcgcaacagcagcaaaaacgTGCCAGTGCCTCCGATGCACCCCACAATGAGATTATCAATTTAGACGATGACGACGAAGATGGcaatggcgatggcgatgaaGATGATGTGCAATATTTGGGCACAGTttatcaacaacaacatctcAATCCTGTCACTGTTCCAGTTGCAACAGTATCAACTCCCACAACGGATCTCTATGTTTCGCCATCCACCTCGGCTCAGGCGCAGGCTGCCTCAGcctcctgctcctcctccacctccacGAATGCCACGGAAGAGACTACAGCAG GTGATGCTGGCGGTGCTAGTGGTTGTAGCAATGCTGTTGCTCCCTTGGAGTGTCCTATATGCCTGCAGACTTGCATACATCCAGCTCGTTTGCCCTGTGGCCACATATTTTGCTTCTTGTGTGTTAAG GGTGTTGCCTATAAGAATCGTCGCTGTGCGATGTGCAGACGTGAAATACCCGCCGAATTTCTAGATCATCCGCAATTGGTTAATGGCATTGATGACATTTGTGCCACACGAGCCACCGAGGATGGCTATCAATGGTATTACGAGGGTAGAAATG GTTGGTGGCAATATGATGATCGCACCAGCCAGGACATTGAGGAGGCTTTCAAAAAGGGTGACAAATCGTGTACAATTTTAGTTGCTGGCTATGTATATATCGTAGATCTAGAGCAACTCCTGCAACAGCGTCAAAATGAGCCACAGCGATGTCGTCGGGTTAAACGTGATTTGGCAACCATACCTAAGAAAGGAGTTGCCGGCCTTAGGATTGAGGGTAATCAGGTTACCAGTGAGACTGTTTTCAGTAGACAAACAaccaatagcaacagcaacaatcatCACAATCCATTGACAACTGCTGGCAATGTCATCAATCATCAATCATTAAACACTGCCGTTCCCATTGCAATACCGGCCACAACATCCTCCTcattggctgctgctgcctccAGTTTCATTTCAACAATAGCAGCTACCGATGCTGCCATGCGAATAGCCAGCGATATTATTGGATCAACATTGGCCCATGCTGATGAGCTTACACGTGGCTTGACCTCCAGCAATATAAGTGATGATCCTGCTGCCACTATAAGCG aTACGTTATTCCCGTTTTATCGTTGCTTACCACCGATACCAACCATATGCCTTTTCGTTGCTTCCCTAATATCAACTATATACCTAAAGCTCTACTGA
- the LOC6645447 gene encoding E3 ubiquitin-protein ligase rnf146 isoform X2, translating to MSQQQQKRASASDAPHNEIINLDDDDEDGNGDGDEDDVQYLGTVYQQQHLNPVTVPVATVSTPTTDLYVSPSTSAQAQAASASCSSSTSTNATEETTAGDAGGASGCSNAVAPLECPICLQTCIHPARLPCGHIFCFLCVKGVAYKNRRCAMCRREIPAEFLDHPQLVNGIDDICATRATEDGYQWYYEGRNGWWQYDDRTSQDIEEAFKKGDKSCTILVAGYVYIVDLEQLLQQRQNEPQRCRRVKRDLATIPKKGVAGLRIEGNQVTSETVFSRQTTNSNSNNHHNPLTTAGNVINHQSLNTAVPIAIPATTSSSLAAAASSFISTIAATDAAMRIASDIIGSTLAHADELTRGLTSSNISDDPAATISASSSSPHSMQDLMYMVSTEDLLDTTQQVIATNQHTIDLFEQALNDFQALTMRQYVDSSDDDDDDDDDEDDDHLNNGVIGNGIQRNEDQRQQHRQNEGELGGEGEVEEDHIQPPHHTQNF from the exons ATGtcgcaacagcagcaaaaacgTGCCAGTGCCTCCGATGCACCCCACAATGAGATTATCAATTTAGACGATGACGACGAAGATGGcaatggcgatggcgatgaaGATGATGTGCAATATTTGGGCACAGTttatcaacaacaacatctcAATCCTGTCACTGTTCCAGTTGCAACAGTATCAACTCCCACAACGGATCTCTATGTTTCGCCATCCACCTCGGCTCAGGCGCAGGCTGCCTCAGcctcctgctcctcctccacctccacGAATGCCACGGAAGAGACTACAGCAG GTGATGCTGGCGGTGCTAGTGGTTGTAGCAATGCTGTTGCTCCCTTGGAGTGTCCTATATGCCTGCAGACTTGCATACATCCAGCTCGTTTGCCCTGTGGCCACATATTTTGCTTCTTGTGTGTTAAG GGTGTTGCCTATAAGAATCGTCGCTGTGCGATGTGCAGACGTGAAATACCCGCCGAATTTCTAGATCATCCGCAATTGGTTAATGGCATTGATGACATTTGTGCCACACGAGCCACCGAGGATGGCTATCAATGGTATTACGAGGGTAGAAATG GTTGGTGGCAATATGATGATCGCACCAGCCAGGACATTGAGGAGGCTTTCAAAAAGGGTGACAAATCGTGTACAATTTTAGTTGCTGGCTATGTATATATCGTAGATCTAGAGCAACTCCTGCAACAGCGTCAAAATGAGCCACAGCGATGTCGTCGGGTTAAACGTGATTTGGCAACCATACCTAAGAAAGGAGTTGCCGGCCTTAGGATTGAGGGTAATCAGGTTACCAGTGAGACTGTTTTCAGTAGACAAACAaccaatagcaacagcaacaatcatCACAATCCATTGACAACTGCTGGCAATGTCATCAATCATCAATCATTAAACACTGCCGTTCCCATTGCAATACCGGCCACAACATCCTCCTcattggctgctgctgcctccAGTTTCATTTCAACAATAGCAGCTACCGATGCTGCCATGCGAATAGCCAGCGATATTATTGGATCAACATTGGCCCATGCTGATGAGCTTACACGTGGCTTGACCTCCAGCAATATAAGTGATGATCCTGCTGCCACTATAAGCG CCTCCTCTTCGTCGCCACATTCCATGCAAGATCTCATGTATATGGTATCAACTGAAGATCTTTTGGATACCACACAACAGGTGATAGCAACCAATCAGCATACCATAGATCTCTTCGAGCAGGCCTTGAATGATTTTCAAGCACTAACCATGCGACAATATGTGGACTCTagcgatgacgatgatgatgatgacgacgatgaagACGACGATCACCTTAATAATGGAGTTATCGGCAATGGTATTCAACGGAATGAGGACCAGCGACAACAGCATCGACAGAATGAGGGAGAGCTTGGGGGGGAGGGCGAGGTAGAGGAGGATCATATACAGCCACCACACCATACACAAAATTTCTAA